From Anopheles coluzzii chromosome 3, AcolN3, whole genome shotgun sequence, the proteins below share one genomic window:
- the LOC120958923 gene encoding MOB kinase activator-like 2 isoform X4 gives MGKARRKERDGDSNQGDTKLYLEEGLLERKLPDADLRLLVDLPAGLDYNEWLASHTLALFEHVNLVYGTISEFCTTSGCPDMTGPGTRMYLWFDEKGKKTRVAAPQYIDYVMTFTQKTVSDESIFPTKYANEFPSSFESIARKIVRLLFHVIAHLYAAHFREVTMLGLHAHLNLTFAHLTAFHRRFNLIEPKETEVLRDLEIALRLTDDPTAPAVTTGADGKADSSASIASTTSASTGTTNTCSSSSTSSTASCSPPLLLTAAAAAASSTVPPPSSSPHPNNGTILPPSSSSTTATPNSSCSGADNNNSNSSSDSGAAGHANHHALIDGDATAQPICKQPLESGSVVVNSNSHNHHPHHHHNHPHHHHHHHPGKMESSCATGGGGGGSGSSTGSVGVSGCGVGYSVVGGGGGGGGGGGHSGGASSQQSSNTQTTA, from the exons AAAAGCCCGACGCAAGGAACGAGACGGAGATTCGAATCAGGGTGACACAAAGCTTTACCTCGAGGAAGGGCTGCTAGAGCGAAAGCTACCGGATGCGGACCTGCGATTACTAGTGGATCTACCGGCCGGCTTGGACTACAACGAATGGCTAGCATCGCACA CCCTTGCGCTGTTCGAGCACGTCAACCTCGTGTACGGTACCATCAGTGAATTCTGCACTACATCCGGCTGTCCAGACATGACCGGCCCAGGAACTAG GATGTACCTCTGGTTCGACGAGAAGGGCAAGAAGACGCGGGTGGCCGCCCCACAGTACATCGACTACGTGATGACGTTCACGCAGAAGACGGTCAGCGACGAGTCGATCTTTCCCACCAAATATGCCAATGAGTTCCCTAGTTCGTTCGAGAGCATCGCGCGCAAAATCGTCCGCCTGCTGTTCCATGTGATCGCGCACCTGTACGCGGCCCACTTCCGCGAGGTCACCATGCTCGGGCTGCACGCGCATCTTAACCTCACCTTCGCGCATCTCACCGCGTTCCATAG GCGATTTAATCTGATAGAACCCAAAGAGACAGAAGTGCTGCGCGATCTGGAGATTGCGCTCCGCCTGACGGACGATCCGACGGCGCCCGCGGTCACCACCGGCGCCGACGGCAAGGCGGACAGTAGTGCCTCGATCGCGTCCACGACCTCGGCCTCGACCGGCACGACCAACACGTGCTCGTCCTCGTCCACGTCCTCGACCGCTTCCTGCTCGCCGCCGCTACTCCTAACCGCCGCTGCAGCCGCCGCCTCCTCTACCgtgccgccgccgtcgtcgtcgccgcaCCCGAACAACGGTACGATCCTgcctccctcctcctcctctacCACCGCCACGCCGAACAGCAGCTGCAGTGGTGCGGACAACAATAATAGCAACAGCAGTAGTGATAGTGGTGCCGCCGGCCACGCGAACCACCACGCGCTCATCGATGGGGACGCGACGGCCCAGCCGATCTGCAAGCAGCCGCTCGAATCGGGCAGCGTCGTTGTAAATAGTAATAGTCATAATCATCAcccgcaccatcaccacaaccatccccatcaccatcatcaccatcatccggGTAAGATGGAATCGTCCTGTGcgaccggtggtggtggcggcggcagtggcagcagcaccggcagcgTTGGGGTGAGCGGATGCGGCGTCGGTTACAGCGTCGTTGGAGGGGGAGGCGGCGGTGGAGGTGGCGGTGGACATTCGGGCGGGGCCAGTTCGCAGCAGTCGTCCAACACGCAGACAACGGCATAG